The following proteins are encoded in a genomic region of Acidobacteriota bacterium:
- a CDS encoding nucleotidyltransferase family protein, with product MTRTTYSVILPAAGRSSRMGEPKMLLRVGGVPLLRRIVETFRDGLGNDAEGLQWEIIVVTGYYRESIEKLLEDLPARPVFNPEHHLDMAVSLKVGFAAAAVPRDFYLTSPADHPGIRSATVARLVRAFDPANPDRILVPCCDGRRGHPVLLPGGAGARVTAAPPGWTLRDLVRGGAYPVIEVAVDDPGVYEDVDTPADLAAASLAPPPPPDESEMRDCPDRRPRK from the coding sequence ATGACCCGCACCACCTATTCCGTCATCCTGCCCGCCGCCGGTCGGTCGTCCCGCATGGGCGAGCCCAAGATGCTCCTGCGGGTCGGCGGGGTCCCGCTCCTCCGGCGGATCGTGGAAACCTTCCGGGACGGCCTGGGGAACGACGCCGAGGGCCTTCAATGGGAAATCATCGTTGTAACCGGATATTATCGTGAATCAATTGAGAAACTGCTGGAGGATCTTCCCGCCCGGCCGGTGTTCAACCCGGAACACCACCTCGACATGGCGGTCTCGCTGAAGGTCGGGTTTGCGGCTGCCGCCGTCCCTCGCGACTTCTACCTCACGTCGCCCGCGGACCACCCGGGCATCCGGTCGGCCACCGTCGCCCGACTCGTCCGGGCGTTCGACCCCGCGAACCCGGACCGCATCCTGGTCCCCTGCTGCGACGGCCGCCGGGGGCACCCTGTCCTCCTCCCCGGCGGCGCGGGGGCCCGGGTGACGGCCGCACCGCCGGGGTGGACGCTTCGCGACCTCGTGCGCGGCGGCGCCTATCCCGTCATCGAGGTGGCGGTTGACGACCCGGGCGTTTACGAGGATGTGGACACCCCCGCCGACCTGGCGGCTGCGTCCCTGGCGCCGCCCCCTCCCCCTGATGAGTCCGAAATGCGGGACTGCCCAGATCGACGCCCCCGCAAATAG
- a CDS encoding methyl-accepting chemotaxis protein, with protein MRRFRFAATIKGKILIYTGSIAFLTLSVLIFLQTGDMYERLMTDSRHTIQVNNNKAAAEIEKGNQSAVTWPKSMAFAQVHGLFGKREATMGYVRDVLSANAAFFDAYTIYEPNADGQDQANAGKPGSDARGRFGAVLNNVNGRFEWALPVNMETSLYYQGCKEKFLSGAKDLTMVTEPYLYEGVLMVEQTYPIVIDGRFKGVTGVDRTLDFILEDLRKIKPCRSAEFFLVSQRGAVIAATPDPELHTRKIDETPYREILRRCIDSRASNGVHTVSDPSDGETYLYTGCPVKTGDWTLVMRVAEREITEPVLATLRRSLLVSALGVLLTFLGLYIIGNSIARPLKSTVETARQIAAGDLTVRLNSAAGGEVGHLIEAMQGMTASLNKVLTQVQNAGRQVGSAARQIDEAAVTLQATVGEQAASTGQTRLAVEEIFATSDRLAHTMGEVTTVAAGTVELADEGGKRLEAMEARMRELSEGALTISSRLTAIRTKTSKIGKILTAITRVADQTNMLSLNAAIEAEKAGDAGLGFGVVAREIRLLADQTAESAQDIEQMITDMQDAVSAGVSGMDNFAAMVRSGIEEVERLGAQMERILAQVRDLLPRFVTVDEGMQSQSESARQIRDLVGCLSDATRHTAGSAAGLNQAATSLQSALRDLDDEVARFKL; from the coding sequence ATGAGAAGATTTCGCTTCGCCGCCACCATCAAGGGCAAGATCCTCATCTACACGGGGTCCATCGCCTTCCTCACCCTCTCCGTTCTCATTTTCCTGCAGACCGGCGACATGTACGAACGCCTGATGACCGACAGCCGCCACACCATCCAGGTCAACAACAACAAGGCGGCCGCCGAGATCGAAAAGGGGAACCAAAGCGCCGTCACGTGGCCGAAGAGCATGGCGTTCGCCCAGGTCCACGGGCTCTTCGGGAAACGGGAGGCGACCATGGGCTACGTCCGGGACGTCCTGTCCGCCAACGCCGCCTTCTTCGACGCCTACACCATCTACGAGCCCAACGCCGACGGGCAGGACCAGGCCAACGCCGGCAAGCCGGGGTCCGACGCCCGGGGACGGTTCGGGGCCGTCCTGAACAACGTCAACGGGCGCTTCGAGTGGGCCCTGCCGGTGAACATGGAGACCAGCCTGTACTACCAGGGCTGCAAGGAGAAATTCCTCTCGGGCGCGAAGGACCTGACCATGGTGACGGAGCCCTACCTCTACGAGGGGGTTCTGATGGTGGAGCAGACCTATCCCATCGTCATCGACGGCCGCTTCAAGGGTGTGACGGGCGTCGACCGGACCCTCGACTTCATCCTGGAGGACCTCCGCAAGATCAAGCCCTGCCGGAGCGCCGAGTTCTTCCTGGTCAGCCAGCGGGGGGCCGTGATCGCCGCCACGCCGGACCCCGAACTGCACACGCGGAAGATCGACGAGACGCCGTACCGGGAAATCCTGCGACGCTGCATCGACAGCCGCGCGTCCAACGGGGTGCACACCGTCAGTGACCCGTCCGACGGCGAAACCTACCTCTACACGGGCTGCCCGGTAAAGACCGGCGACTGGACCCTGGTCATGCGGGTGGCCGAGAGGGAAATCACCGAGCCGGTCCTGGCCACGCTCCGGCGTTCCCTCCTCGTCTCGGCGCTCGGCGTGCTCCTGACCTTCCTCGGCCTCTACATCATCGGGAACTCCATCGCGCGCCCCCTGAAATCCACCGTCGAGACCGCCCGGCAAATCGCCGCGGGGGACCTCACGGTCCGCCTGAACAGCGCGGCCGGCGGGGAGGTCGGGCATCTGATCGAGGCCATGCAGGGAATGACGGCCAGCCTCAACAAGGTCCTGACCCAGGTCCAGAACGCGGGCCGGCAGGTCGGGTCCGCCGCCCGCCAGATCGACGAGGCGGCGGTGACCCTTCAGGCGACGGTGGGCGAACAGGCCGCCTCCACCGGTCAGACACGGCTCGCGGTGGAAGAGATCTTCGCGACGTCGGACCGCCTGGCCCACACCATGGGCGAGGTGACCACCGTGGCCGCCGGGACGGTGGAACTGGCCGACGAAGGCGGCAAGCGGCTGGAGGCGATGGAAGCGAGGATGCGGGAACTCTCGGAGGGCGCCCTGACCATCTCCTCCCGGTTGACCGCCATCCGCACCAAGACGTCGAAGATCGGGAAAATCCTCACCGCCATCACCCGCGTCGCCGACCAGACCAACATGCTTTCCCTCAACGCCGCCATCGAGGCCGAGAAGGCCGGCGACGCCGGGCTCGGTTTCGGCGTAGTGGCCCGGGAGATCCGCCTGCTGGCCGATCAGACCGCCGAATCCGCCCAGGACATCGAGCAGATGATCACGGACATGCAGGATGCCGTGAGCGCGGGGGTCTCCGGCATGGACAACTTCGCCGCCATGGTCCGGAGCGGGATCGAGGAGGTGGAACGGCTCGGTGCGCAGATGGAGCGGATACTCGCCCAGGTCAGGGACCTGCTGCCCCGTTTCGTCACCGTGGACGAAGGGATGCAGTCGCAGTCGGAATCGGCCCGTCAGATCCGGGATCTCGTGGGGTGCCTGAGCGACGCGACCCGGCACACCGCCGGCTCGGCAGCGGGGCTGAACCAGGCGGCGACGAGCCTGCAGTCCGCCCTCCGCGACCTCGACGACGAGGTGGCGCGCTTTAAGCTCTGA
- a CDS encoding ABC transporter permease: protein MKIGNFREILGVAWRELKSHKFRSFLTVLGVTIGVLAVISIAAIIHGLNTSVMDRVAALGSKGYFATTRVGGPRFRRQMEEERQRKEFTYEDVLALRRHLTLTKVVSPFMAARSAFGDRYIVKHREQRAENPFIRGVEANFPEAVGTVIVKEGRFFTPVESDRAVRVAVLGDGIARSLFPVEDPIGREIRINGIPFGIIGVLEHQKGLFGGFSEDNFVLVPFGTFHKQWPEVKEITIAFAVDDPGRLEAAMNETEYVLRKVRKLPHSKPNDFEMFTANFLVDLWNQLTFVLFVITIVVASIGLMVGGIGVMNIMLVSVKERTREIGVRMAMGARRRDILLQFVTEAVTLTTVGGVAGIACSALLVLGINLAVPGLPARISTFWTALGMGVSVLVGLTFGIWPAVKASRLDPIECLHYE from the coding sequence GTGAAGATCGGCAATTTCCGAGAAATCCTGGGTGTGGCCTGGCGCGAGCTGAAATCCCACAAGTTTCGCTCCTTCCTCACGGTCCTGGGGGTGACCATCGGGGTCCTGGCGGTGATCTCCATCGCCGCCATCATCCACGGGCTGAACACCAGCGTGATGGACCGCGTGGCGGCGCTGGGCAGCAAGGGGTATTTCGCCACCACCCGGGTGGGTGGGCCCCGTTTCCGCCGCCAGATGGAGGAGGAGCGGCAGCGAAAGGAATTCACGTACGAAGACGTCCTGGCCCTGCGCAGGCACCTCACCCTGACGAAGGTGGTCTCCCCGTTCATGGCCGCCCGCTCGGCCTTCGGCGATCGTTACATCGTCAAGCACCGGGAACAGCGGGCCGAGAACCCCTTCATCCGCGGCGTGGAGGCAAATTTCCCGGAGGCCGTGGGAACGGTCATCGTCAAGGAAGGGCGCTTCTTCACCCCGGTGGAGTCGGACAGGGCCGTCCGCGTGGCGGTCCTGGGCGACGGCATCGCCCGGTCGCTGTTCCCCGTCGAGGACCCCATCGGCCGCGAGATCCGGATCAACGGCATCCCCTTCGGCATCATCGGGGTCCTGGAGCACCAGAAAGGCCTGTTCGGCGGTTTTTCGGAAGACAATTTCGTCCTGGTCCCCTTCGGGACCTTTCACAAGCAGTGGCCCGAGGTGAAGGAGATCACCATCGCCTTCGCCGTGGACGACCCCGGGCGACTCGAGGCGGCCATGAACGAGACCGAGTACGTGCTCCGGAAGGTCCGGAAGCTCCCGCACAGCAAGCCCAACGACTTCGAGATGTTCACGGCCAATTTCCTGGTGGACCTCTGGAACCAGCTCACCTTCGTCCTCTTCGTCATCACCATCGTGGTGGCGTCCATCGGCCTCATGGTGGGGGGGATCGGGGTGATGAACATCATGCTGGTCTCGGTGAAGGAGCGGACCCGGGAAATCGGGGTGCGGATGGCCATGGGGGCCCGGAGACGGGACATCCTTCTCCAGTTCGTGACAGAAGCCGTGACGCTCACCACCGTGGGGGGGGTCGCCGGGATCGCCTGCTCGGCCCTGCTGGTGCTCGGGATCAACCTGGCGGTCCCCGGACTGCCGGCCCGGATATCGACCTTCTGGACTGCCCTCGGGATGGGGGTCTCCGTCCTCGTGGGGCTGACCTTCGGCATCTGGCCCGCCGTGAAGGCCTCGCGGCTCGACCCCATCGAGTGCCTTCACTACGAGTGA
- the grpE gene encoding nucleotide exchange factor GrpE gives MTDKRKRERHETVHPTPTGESGGGEARRVPVEGGEPEPAPETAGAGSTEAPAPPEDQPDLKSIYILEMERKLAATEERAREIEREYRHEVSRMRERLDRELERRVEEHRNRILVEFLEVMDNLELALEAARGKHEDSPLLTGVSLVADMFLKKLENLGLYVYATPGETFDPRLHEAIQVQTVDDPDQVGRITSVWQRGYKIGDLVVRPARVCVGALARPE, from the coding sequence ATGACCGACAAACGTAAACGGGAAAGACACGAGACCGTTCACCCCACCCCGACCGGTGAGTCCGGCGGGGGCGAAGCCCGCCGGGTCCCCGTCGAGGGCGGGGAGCCTGAACCGGCCCCCGAGACGGCCGGGGCGGGTTCGACCGAGGCCCCCGCGCCCCCGGAGGACCAACCCGACCTGAAATCCATCTACATCCTGGAGATGGAACGAAAGCTGGCCGCGACGGAGGAACGGGCCCGGGAGATCGAGCGGGAGTACCGCCACGAGGTGTCCCGGATGCGGGAGCGCCTGGACCGCGAACTCGAGCGCCGCGTGGAGGAACACCGGAACCGCATCCTGGTGGAGTTCCTTGAGGTCATGGACAACCTCGAGCTCGCCCTCGAGGCCGCCCGCGGCAAACACGAGGACAGCCCCCTGCTGACGGGCGTCTCCCTCGTTGCGGACATGTTCCTGAAAAAGCTGGAGAACCTCGGGTTGTACGTGTACGCCACCCCCGGGGAGACCTTCGACCCCCGCCTGCACGAGGCCATCCAGGTCCAGACGGTGGATGACCCGGACCAGGTGGGGCGGATCACCTCCGTCTGGCAGCGGGGGTACAAGATCGGCGACCTCGTGGTCCGGCCCGCGCGGGTCTGCGTGGGCGCCCTGGCCCGGCCGGAGTGA